The following DNA comes from bacterium.
GATGAACGGCGTCGTCGCCGCGATGAAAGAATGGGACGGGCGCGGGCCGAAAACACTTTTGACGCCGCTGATCTGCGAGGCGTTCGGGCTCGAGGAAATCTGCGACATCATCGAACTCGGCTACTACGACAGCGAGACGCCGATGCCGATCATGAACAAATATGCGCCGCTGGTTTTTCAGGCGGCCCGGCAGGGCGATCGCGTGGCCCGGCGCGTGCTGCGCGAGGCGGGTGCGCTCGTGGGGCGCGACGTGCTGACGTGCCTGTCGCGGCTGTTCCCCGACAAGGCCGCGCCCGTGCGTCTTGTGCTTGGCGGCAGCGTGTACCAGAAGGGCATCGATTCGACGATGCGCGACGCGCTGGAGGCGACGGTGCGCCGGCGCTACCCGAATTTACAGGTGCACCGGCTTGTCGATGAGCCGTGCGTCGGCGCGGTGATCCTCGCGCTGGACGGCCTTTGCGGCTGGCCCGCTCCCGCAGTCGTGCGAAAGCGCGCGAGCACGACGTTCGCGGAGCTGTTCTCGAAGGGGGAGTAGGGGCGGCGTTCCCGGGGCCGAGCTGGAGCTCGGCGTTCCCAGGGGAATCGCAATGCCGAGCTGGGGTTCGGCGTTCCCAGGGGAATCGCAATGCCGAACTGGGGTTCGGCGTTCCCAGGGAACTCGCACGAAGCAGGCGGGACGCCTGCGCTCCCAGGTTACTGGCGCGACAGGTAGTCGAGCAGGCGCTTGAAGTCTTCCTTGTCCTTCACGACGACCGCTTCGCGATTCTCCACGATGAAGACGATATCCGTGCGGACGGCGAAATCCGAGGCGAGGCGCGAGTTGGCCTGGAGCGCGTCGCGGACCGGCGGCGACTGCGCGGCATCCTTCACCTTGGCCGGATCGAGCTTGGCGCGCTTCACGAAATCTTCCCAATACGAACTGACAGGGTCCTTTCGCCGCTCGTCGAGGTAATTACGGAACGCGCCGGCGCCGCCGGTATTCTGCACGGCGATGTGGCGCTCCATCTCCTCGCGTTCAGGCGCGCCGAACTGCGTCTCGATGTCGCCGGTTGGCGTGAGGAAACCGGCGGGGCGGTACGTCACCTTGTCGCGCACCTTCGCGCCGGCGTCCGTCGCCAGCACCTCGACCGCGTCGAGAAGGATCGTGAGCGCGCGCGGGGAAAACGGCGTGTAAATAACATCGAGCGCGCCGGCCTTGCGTTCGCGGGTGAGCGAATAACCCGCGCCGATCTGCACCGGATCGAGCATGAAACCCTTCTCGTTGGGTAGCGGTTTCATCGCGGGGCGCAGGCGCTCGAACGTCTTGGCCTTCTCGAACTCCTTGGGATAGATGAACGCGGGCAGCCACTCGATGCCGTAATCCGCGATCATTTTCTTCGCGGCGGCGGACGTGGATGGCGACTTATCGACGGTCATCTTCGGGAAAAGGCGCTTCATCTGCTCGACGATCTTGTCGGACT
Coding sequences within:
- a CDS encoding DsbA family protein, yielding WVMSQCPFGKGAEGVAYKVLPKFPDGAANLRIAFIVDEAAPGQFKSLHGDEETALNRVQACVGELTPDKQIEFIARANETTDDWTKTAEAMKLDIAAIEACTTDGRADKILSVNAAEARARGINASPTLFVAGERFDSQINSLDLFTAICAKLGSNAPPVCANPPDDLSRSDGMSAGQCGAEAEPQVDPSMVDNSAFQVTIIYPAQAYAEESDKIVEQMKRLFPKMTVDKSPSTSAAAKKMIADYGIEWLPAFIYPKEFEKAKTFERLRPAMKPLPNEKGFMLDPVQIGAGYSLTRERKAGALDVIYTPFSPRALTILLDAVEVLATDAGAKVRDKVTYRPAGFLTPTGDIETQFGAPEREEMERHIAVQNTGGAGAFRNYLDERRKDPVSSYWEDFVKRAKLDPAKVKDAAQSPPVRDALQANSRLASDFAVRTDIVFIVENREAVVVKDKEDFKRLLDYLSRQ